The DNA window GCGCGCGATCGAGGCAGGGCCGAGATCTTTGCCGAAAAGTGCGGTGTGGAGCGGATTCTCGACTCCTACGATGCCGTCGTCGCCGATTCTGAAGTCGATGTGATCTACAACCCGCTGGCGAACTCGCTGCACGCGCCGTGGAACCTGGCGGCGATTCGAGCGGGGAAACCTGTGCTGACGGAGAAGCCGTTCGCTCGAGACCGAGCGGAGGCCGCGCAGGTCGCCGACGCCGCGGCTGCCGCGGGAGTGACGGTGATGGAAGGCTTTCACTACCTGTTCCATCCCGTGACCAGGCGGTTGCAACAACTGCTCGAGGATGGCTCGCTCGGCGAACTCCGGCACGTCGAGATCGTCATGCGTATGCCTGCGCCCGAGCCGGACGATCTTCGATGGTCGCTCGATCTTGCAGGTGGAGTCATGATGGACCTCGGTTGCTACGGGCTGCATGCTGCACGTCTGTTCGGGAAGTATGCGGGTGGCATTCCTGAGATCGCGCTGGCTACTGCCGTAGAGCGTCACCCCGGCGTCGACGAGTCGTTCGACGTTGCGCTCCAATACCCCAGCGGGGCAACGGCAACCTCGTCGAACTCCATGATCGATCCGGACTACCTGTTCACCCTTGCCGTGTTCGGATCGAAAGGTGAGGCGTTCGCGCACAACTTCATCAAACCCAACGAGGACGATCGGGTCTCTGTCACGGTCGGTTCGACGACGACCGTCGAGCATCTCGGGACGCGTACGTCGTACACGTATCAGCTGGAGTCGTTCGCCGACCACGTGTCGAACGGATCGCCCCTTCCGCTCGATGCCGCCGACGCCGTCGCCAACATGGCGATGATCGACGATGCCTACCGAAAAGCGGGCGTGTCGCCGCGGTAGAGAAATCACCCTCAGGTTCGTCCCGAGACTGCAACGCGACTTCGGTCTGCTGCCCTACGCTGCTGTCGCATGGATATTAAATTACGTCATGCACCGTCGTCGACCGTGGCCCGTTGCGTGCTCGCGCCAGGTGAGGCCATCAACGTCGAGGGCGGGTCGATGCTCGCGTGCTCGGCGCAGATACACGTCGAGGCGAGCACTCCAGGGGGCTTCCTCGGCGGCCTCAAGCGAGCCGCGCTCAGCGAGGGTTCCTACTTCGTCACCACCTATACGGCACCTCCCCAGGGCGGCTGGGTGGACGTCGCAGGCAGACTCCCCGGCGACACCATCGCATTGCCCATCACGCCCGGCCAGGACTTCTACCTCAGTCAGGGGTCGTGGCTGGCCAACTCGCGGGGAGTATCGGTCGACTCCCAGTGGGGTGGAATGAAGAACGTCTTCGGTGGACAAGGCGGATTCGGCTTCAAGGCAAGCGGCGACGGGCACGTCTTGATCGGGGTCTACGGCGCCATCGATACCGTCGATCTCGCACCGGGAGAATCGATCACGATCGACTCGGGGCATGTGATCGCCTATCACTTGGCCATGGCGTTCGAACTTCGTCGAGCGGTGCGGGGCAAGACGATGCAGACGCTCAAGTCCGGCGAAGGCTGGGTCTTCGACTTCACCGGCCCAGGCAGAGTTCTGACCCAGACCCGGAACCCGAGGGAGCTCGAGCGGCTGATCGTGGAGAAGTCGGCGGCGAAGTGACTGCTGCGGGCGTTCCGCCCAGTGGCACGAAAGAGTGCACCCCAATGCACTTAACCGCGCCACTGGGCGGGACGCCCGAATGCCGAAATCGCTACGCCCCCGGCGTGACCCAGCGACCCGAGGACACCGACTCGGTCATCGCGTCGAGCACCTCGGCACTACGGACGGCGTCCCACACCGTTGCCCCGACGGGCTTGCCGTCGGTGATGGACTGAAGGAACCGCTTCGC is part of the Rhodococcus sovatensis genome and encodes:
- a CDS encoding Gfo/Idh/MocA family oxidoreductase, with product MSGLRIGVLGASRIAEVALVEPAHILGHRLVACAARDRGRAEIFAEKCGVERILDSYDAVVADSEVDVIYNPLANSLHAPWNLAAIRAGKPVLTEKPFARDRAEAAQVADAAAAAGVTVMEGFHYLFHPVTRRLQQLLEDGSLGELRHVEIVMRMPAPEPDDLRWSLDLAGGVMMDLGCYGLHAARLFGKYAGGIPEIALATAVERHPGVDESFDVALQYPSGATATSSNSMIDPDYLFTLAVFGSKGEAFAHNFIKPNEDDRVSVTVGSTTTVEHLGTRTSYTYQLESFADHVSNGSPLPLDAADAVANMAMIDDAYRKAGVSPR
- a CDS encoding TIGR00266 family protein — translated: MDIKLRHAPSSTVARCVLAPGEAINVEGGSMLACSAQIHVEASTPGGFLGGLKRAALSEGSYFVTTYTAPPQGGWVDVAGRLPGDTIALPITPGQDFYLSQGSWLANSRGVSVDSQWGGMKNVFGGQGGFGFKASGDGHVLIGVYGAIDTVDLAPGESITIDSGHVIAYHLAMAFELRRAVRGKTMQTLKSGEGWVFDFTGPGRVLTQTRNPRELERLIVEKSAAK